Below is a genomic region from Bacillus thermozeamaize.
GACGCCATCAATACAGGAATTGGCTGGCACGAATCCATGGTGCCTACCATTTACATGGGGGTGCCCAGGGCGGCGTTTAAAGACATCGCAAAGAAGATAAAAGCGAGGATAGATTTAGATAAGCCGGTGGTGATCAGCAACCGGATTAACAAGTTGGAAATCGCCGAGCAACTGTTGGCGGACGGATACGCTGATATGGTGTCGATGGCCCGACCATTTTTAGCTGACCCGTACCTGGTGGTTAAAGGGAAAGCAGGGAGATTGGACGAGATTAACACGTGTATTGGCTGCAATCAAGCCTGTTTGGACAATATTTTTGACGGCCGGGCGGCTACCTGCCTTGTCAATCCAGCTGCTGGCAGGGAAAGAGCGTTTGCGATCCTGCCAGCTCTGAAGCGAAAAACGGTGGCTGTCGTGGGGGCGGGACCGGCAGGGATGGAGGCGGCCAGGGTCCTTGCGGAGCGGGGGCACCAGGTCCACTTGTTTGAGAAAGGGGATCGCATTGGCGGGCAGTTGAATCTTGCTGTCCGGATACCTGGCAAAAAGGAATTTGGTGAAACGATCCGTTACTACCAAGCGCAGTTTAAAAAATTGGGAGTAAACCTGATGTTGCATTGCGAAGCGGGAGTAAACGAGATTCTGAAAGTGAATCCGGATGCCGTGGTTATCAGTTCCGGCGTCAGACCGCGGTTGCCTAAAATACCAGGGATCGATCTGCCGCATGTGGCCAGTTACGTCGATGTGTTGCAGGGAAAAGTGTCCGTGGGTGAAAAGGTAGCGATCATTGGTGGCGGCGGGATTGCGGTGGATGTGGCCCACTTTTTGACCACACCTGCCAGCCTGCACGACGATCCGGAAGCATTTCTCCGTTACTATCAGGTATCTGACTTGCAAAAGGGAAAAGGATTGCAACCGGCGCAGCATTACATCCGGAAAAGAGTGCCCCAAGTGACGATGATGCGCCGCGGAAAAATCATTGGCGAAGGATTGGGCAAGACCACCCGCTGGATTACCATGCAGCTTTTGCGCAATCACCAGGTCAAATTTTTGACTGAGGTGGCGTATCGGGAAATTAACCGCGAGGCTGTCGTTGTTGAAAAAGCGGGCCAGGAAGTAAGGGTCGAGGCTGATACGGTGATTATCTCTGCCGGGCAGATTCCGGATGACGGGTTATGTGAACAGCTTCAGGCACTGCGTCAGATACCGGTGTATAAAATTGGCGGGGCCAAAGAGGCTGCGGAGTTGGATGCCATGCGGGCGATACTGGAAGGGAATCAGATTGGACGTGCCATATAGGTTCCTCAAGTGCAGAACCACCCGACTAAAGGGCGGTTCTTTTTTTGTGGTATACTCAATGAAGATCATATGATGTCGCTGAAAAACGCGGCAATAAGGAGGATATGAATGAAATTCAGGGTTTCGGCTGTCCAGTATCATCTTCATACCATACAACGTTTTGAAGATTTTGCCGGGCAAGTGGAGCATTATGTCAAAACGGCAGCGGAATTCGCCGCCGATTTTGTGTTGTTTCCCGAATTTTTTACCACCCAGTTGATGTCGATGGGCAATGATCGGGGAGAACCCTTGTCGATTCAGGACCTGCCCGATTTTACCGAACAATATCGTTCATTGTTTACGGATTTGGCCAAACAAACCGGCATGTACATTATCGCGGGAACGCATGTCATCCGCAAAGGAGACAAATTGTACAATGTCGCCCATTTGTTCTATCCGGACGGAAGCGTGGCTGAGCAGCCGAAACTGCACATCACGCCAACAGAGGTCAAGGAATGGAACATGTCTCCCGGCGATCGGCTTCAGGTATTCGAGACCGAGAAGGGCACGATTGCCATGCTGACGTGTTATGACATTGAATTCCCCGAAATCGTCCGCATGGCCAGGGCCAAGGGTGCCGACGTCATTTTCTGTCCGTCCTGTACCGATGACCGGCACGGTTTTTACCGGGTTCGGTATACCAGCCATGCGCGGGCGGTGGAAAATCAAGTATACGTGGTCACGACGGGGACGGTCGGTTCCCTGCCCACGGTTGATTTTATGCGGGCCAACTATGGCCAGGCCGCGGTGATCACCCCGAACGACATCCCTTTTCCGCCCCGAGGCATTTTGGCGGAGGGAGAAATTAACCACGATATGGTGGTGACGGCCGATTTGGATCTGGCGTTGTTGTATCAAGTCCGTGAGAGCGGTTCGGTGACCACTTGGCGCGACCGGCGGACGGATCTTTATCCCGACTGGAAGTAAAGATGAGGCGGATTCACCATGCGAGGAGGGGTTGGCATGTACCGAAAAGCGTTTTATGTTTTCGACCAGGACCGCCCTGTTCCGGCGGTGATTCGAAATTACCAAGAAAAGGATTTTGATGAACTGATCCGCATCCAGCAGGAATGTTTTCCTCCGCCGTTCCCGTCTGAATTGTGGTGGAACAAGGAACAGTTGCAGAACCATGTGACGCTTTTTCCGGAAGGGGCCTTGTGCGTCGAGGTAAACGGTGTACTGGCCGGCTCGATGACGGGTCTTTTGGTCGATTTTGATCCCAACCATCCGGATCACACCTGGGAAGAGGCAACGGATGGCGGGTATATCCGCAACCATAACCCGAACGGAAACACCCTTTACGTCGTCGATATCAGCGTGCGTCCCTCCTATCGCAAACTGGGTTTGGGAAAATGGCTGATGTTGTCCATGTATGAAGTGGTCGTGCACAAGGGACTGGACCGTTTGCTGGGCGGGGGCAGGATGCCGGGCTATCACAAAAAAGCCCATGAGATGACGGCGGAACAATATCTTGAAGCGGTCGTGAAAGGCGAACTGAAGGATCCGGTGATCACCTTCCTGCTTCGCTGCGGCCGGACTCCCGTCAAGGTGGTCGCCAACTACTTGGAGGACGAAGAATCCTGCAATTATGGAGCGCTGATGGAATGGAAGAATCCTTTTCGCAACTTAAAATAAGCCGGGACAAGGAGATGGATTTGGATGGAATATCGGAGAATCACAAGCATCGAAGACCCTTTGTTTAAAAAGATGCACCAACTGATGCAAGAAGTATTCCCGCCCGAGGAAGTGCTGGCCTTCGATTTGTGGAAAGAGCCGCTGGCGGATCCGGGAATCCGCGTCTTTGTCGCCGTTCATGAAGGTGAAGTGGTCGGAGCGACGGAGTACCGCTATTACGAGGATATGAACGTGGCGATGACCGATTTTACGATCATTGGCAAGCCCGGATTGGGCATCGGCCGTTTCTTGTTCCTCAAGAGGCAGGAGGATTTGCTTTCTTTGGCGAAAGCAAACGGAAAGCAGTTATACGGGGTTTTTGCCGAAATTTATGATCCTTATCAAGTTGAGGATCATGAATTTGGCGGGATCAAGCCCATGGATCCTTTCGTCCGGCGCGAAGTCTTGTCCCACCTGGGATTTAAGCGTCTTGATTTTCCTTATGTGCATCCATCCTGGAAGAATGACGGGGAGGCGGTGACAGGGCTCGATTTGTGTTTCCTCCCGATAGACGAGAAGGTCGACAGAGTGGAAACCGATCTGATCGTGACGTTTTTGAAACGCTACTATTCGGTACTGTCCAACAAACCGAAGACCTGGTATGAGATGATTGAACAACTGGAAGCGAAAGATTCGGTCGCATTGTTGCCCATTTGACTGACGCAATGAAAAGGGGACTTCCCATTAGGGAGTTCCCTTTTTTATTTGCAAAAACAGATGAGCAGTGTTCATTGAGCCAAAACTTTTTTTGGCAGATATTCGTGATATGGATAGAGCATGCCGCAAGGAATTCAGTATTGAGGTGATATAAGGACATGATTCAGATTGAGAGACTTCATAAAGCATACAAAAAGCATGTCGCCCTGAATGAAATCAATCTCCACATAGATAAAGGGATCTTCGGTCTTCTTGGACCCAACGGGGCCGGTAAAACAACGCTGATGCGCATCTTGGCCACGCTGCTCAAACCCACAGCGGGTGAGGTTATCGTACACGGCATTTCCTTAACGAAGCGGCCAGATGAGATCCGGAAGCTGATCGGCTATCTCCCCCAGCATTTTCAAATATACCCTCAATTAACCGCCTATGATTTTCTGGATTATGTGGGGGTGATGAAGGGGATCAAGGAGAAAAAAGCGAGAGACGCCCGGATCCAACGCCTGTTGGAAGAGGTGAATTTACAGGGTGTGGCCCATAAAAAAATCAAGACGTTTTCCGGGGGGATGAAGCAAAGGTTGGGCATTGCCCAGGCTCTATTGGGTGATCCTGCTGTCCTGATTGTGGATGAGCCCACCGCCGGGTTGGATCCGGAGGAAAGGGTCCGCTTCCGCAATCTGATCTCCCGTCTGGGAATGGAGCGGATCGTGATTTTGTCTACCCATATCGTGGCTGACATTGAGAGCAGTTGCCAGTCCCTTGCCGTTTTGTGCCAGGGGCGCTTGGCTCTTACGGGGACGTTGGAGGAACTGCGCCATCAGGCGACCGGCAAGGTGTGGGAACTTGAAATCGAAGAACGAGAGCTGGAGCGCTATCAACCACACCAGATTGTCTCGACCCAACGGACGGATCGCGGATTGCGCATCAAAGTGATCGCCGAGGGAAAACCAGCTCCTTCAGCCACCTCCCTATCGCCATCTCTGGAAGAGGGTTATATGGCTTTGATTGGAGGAAAAAGAAATGCGTAAATGGGTGCGTCAGTTCCAGTTGGAGTTGAGGCTGATTTTCGGCAACAAATTTTTTGTAATTTTGCCGGTGCTATTTGGCGTATGGATGCTGCATCATTTGCTGAATGTACCCTTTTACAAACCGAACAACCTGGTTTTGAATGCCTATGATTTTCACAAATTGGGGCATACCATGTCCCTTGGGGCAGCGATGTTGCTCGGGATGCTGATCATCCGGAGGGATGCCGGCCCGGCCATCCATGACTGGCTCGGCTCCCTGCCGGTATCTTCCTTTATGCTGGTCACCGCAAAATTTGTAGCGGGGTGGCTTTATTTATCCACTTTTACGATGGTGATGGCCGTTGTCTTTTCCGGGGTGGCTTATCACAAGAGGGTGCCATGGCCTGACGTATTGGATGTCCTGACGCATGATGCGCTGCAATATGAGTGGTCATATGCCGTTACGCTGGCTTTGGCCATGTTTCTGGCCTCGGCCATCACACAACGGATTGCGTATTTGATTGGATTCTGTGCCTGGATGTTTGGGACCTTCTTTATGGATATTTTTCTGATCTCCCGGTCTCAGTTGTATTTCTTGAAAACTTTTCATTTGAATCAGTTTACAATAGATTCGATGATGAATAATGAGGTGTGGGGATGGAAGCTGTTCAGCTCGGAAATATGGCTCTCCCGCCTTTTTGTAGCGGCGTTTACGGGAATGCTGATCCTATGGATCATCGCAATTGGGGTCAAAAGAAGACCGGCCGCAGGGAAAAAGATATGGCTCATCTCCGCTGCAGCCGCGATTTTGTTGAGCGTTCTGGCCTTTGTTCCTTATGGCCGCTTGTGGCAGGAGCGGTTTGCCGTTCACCATTCGTTTGTACGGGAGGGGTTTCTTGCAGAGGACAGCGGGGAAGCAAGTGCCCTCCAGAACGGCGTTGACGTTCAATCCTACGACATTCAGATGGAACAGAAGAATCGGGACGACTTGCATGTGAAGGCCTCGCTCGCGTTTTCAACGACAGGTCTGCCTGAGGGAGAACCCCTGTATTTTACGCTGAACCGGCTCTTCCGTGTGGAAAAGGTACAACTGAACGGACAGGAAGTGGAGGTTGAACGGCAAGGCGATACCCTGCTGATCCGGCCTGAAGCGCTTGACTGGCAAAGGAAACAGCAAGTCTTGAGCCTTGAATATGCCGGGTCATTTTTCCTCTGGGGATTTGATCATCACAATGAAGTCATGCACGGCTTTGTGAAAGGGGAGCATGTTTTTCTGCCTGCCCATTTGGCCTGGTATCCCCTGCCCGGAAAACAACCGATCTTTGAACGGAGCCCCCTCCCAGATGATGAAAGGTTGTTCCGGATCATCGGCCGGCAAAGATATTACCTGCAGGCGCCTGACACACGGGTAATTGCATCTGATGGGTTTTACCCCGGGGTGTCTGCTGCTGGGTTTACGATTACCCTGCGGGGGTTTAAGGGAGACGTTTATACCACAGCCGCAGCGAAAGAGAGCGTTCGTGACCGCCACAACAACCTGCAGCACTTTTACATTGAAAAGGCGGAGAGGGTGTCGCTGATTGGCGGCCATGTAACCGAGATCGGTACCGGGGGAGCATATACCGTCGTCTCTTCTCCGCTGTATGATGGACATGTCAATCTTTTTCTGAAGGATATGGAGCAAATGGAAGCCTACTTCAGCCAATGGCTTGAGAAGATGCCTGCCGTCTCCCGCACCATCTTTCATCTTCCCTTTGATTCGATCGGCGTGGAAAGATATGCCGGCACAATCATAAAAGCGATGGATGATGCGTTGATTGTCAGAGAGGATACGGGGCTTTATTCCATTCATGACGAGCGGTACGCAAGGAACAGACACGCCGCCTTAGCCTTAAAGGATATAATTTATTTCCGGCTGTTTAAAGGCCTCGATTTTCGTGGCTATGTCCAAAGTGATCAAACCATCGCTCCGGCGATCAGTGATGCCTTTTATTACCTGTACTTGAAAGATGGGCTGCATCTGAACAACGAAGCTTTCATGCGCTGGGTTGAACCGGATCTTGAGCCATATGAACACCTGGACGAACGATCGGGCAATGACGCCGGCCAGGATCCCGATGCGCTTGTGAGAAGGAAGGTTGTCGATGCTTTGATGCAGGGCAAGACAGCTGAACTGAAATCAATCCTGGGCTATTTTTATGCGAAAATGGCATCTGCAAAATCTGAAACTCCATACCCGGTGATTGGACTGAAAGAATGGCAGGAAAAATGGGCGCAGGTGATGGGGAATGAGTAACCTGGTTCAGGACTTAAAAGGGTTAAAAGGCCCCTTTTTCCTTGCCATCGTCGGCTATTACCTGTGCTATGTGCTCCTGATCGTCACATCCCGTGAGCCTCACGATCTGTTTTTGTTTTTCTTGAATGAAATGTTTATGCTGCCTTTGGTCATCATGGCGACCGTCATGTTTTATCAACGGGAGTTTGGTAGTACCTTTTCGGAAATTTTTGCGACGTTGCCCGTTTCCATGACACGGATGATCCTGCGCAAATTGTGGCAGTTGATGGTGTTCATTGCCGCATTTCACTTTTCCTGGGCATCGATTTACCTAGGGGCATTCGGTAAAATGGAATCGCTCGTTTATTCCTATCGCGGCGATGCGCCGTATTTTGGAGAGATCAGCTGGCTCCAATTAATCAGCCAGAGTTATCCGGCCTATGTCGTGATGATCATGCTGACATTATCGGGCATGGTGATCACCAAGAAAATATACGGGGGATTGGCGGCCGGATTTTCCCTGTGGCTCCTGGAGGGGCTGTCCAAGGGAGAAATGTTGCATTCCTTGACGCTGTATACCGTTTATCTCCCGGAAGATATCCCATTTGCCGTCAACCGGATGTTGCTTTTGGCGATAGGCAGCGCGCTCTTGGCGTTTTCGATCTATTGGGCGAACCAGCGGCACAAGTGGATCGTTACAGATGAGCCGAACTAGAAAGGGGATGGGTGCATGGTATCAGACGAAGAATTGCTCCTATCGTTCAAGCGCGGGGACAAAGCTGCCTTTGAAGCGTTTGTTTACCGCTATCACGCCCCCCTGTTCGGTTTTCTGCAGCGCATGCTGCTTGATGCAGAGCTGGCGGAAGACCTGGTGCAGGAGACGTTCATACGGATCATCCGCCATGTACAAAAGGGACAGCTGCCCGTCAGGGTCAGGCCCTGGATATACCGGGTGGCACTCAACTTGTGCCGCGATTATTGGCGCAGCGCGGGTTATCGATTGGAAAGCATGGGTCTGGAGCAGATTCCCGAACAAAAAGACACCAACGCTTCCGTCATCGAACTCTGTGAACGTCAGGAAGAACGGCAGGCAATCATTCGGGCGCTGGATCAATTGCCTGACATTCAAAAGCAGATTGTCATCCTGAGGTTTTATCAGGATCTGAAGCTGCAAGAGATTAGCGAGACGCTCGACATTCCCCTTGGCACCGTGAAAACCTATCTCTATCGGGCCTTAAAAGCATTGAAATTCAGATTGGAAGAGGGAAAGGAGGGGGCACGGCGTGAAGAGAGAACCTCTTGACCTGGAGCTGGAGCAGCTGGAAAAGGAGCTGGCGGAAACCTTGTCAAGGTATCAGGTGAAACCGGTCTCAGCGGGAGATACCCAACGACTGTTGGCCGAACTGGAAGGAGAGCTGGACAGGTATCCATCTCCCCTTCTTCCGCGGCCGTCCCTTTGGCGCTTGTGCCGCAGCCAGCTGCACATTTATAAATGGCCCCTGTGGATGATCAGTATTGCTGTGTTCGCCATGCTGACGTTCATGTCCGATCCGTCCCGCTCCTCCATAAAGTATGCGAACCAGCCTTTTGTCCTGTTTGTCCCGCTGTTTATCCTGGTCGGTGCGCTGTTTCATTTTCAGGCGTGGAACAGGGAAATGCGCCTGGTGGAAATGATCACCCCCTATCCACCGGCACTGTTGATCTACAGCCGTTTGTTGATCGTATTGGGCAACAATTTGTGTTTGGGATTGATCAGTTCGCTCTACTGGACGTTGCGGGCTGAAGGAATTCCACTATCTGCCTTTTTATTGAGTTGGATAGCCCCGGCCTTTTTCTTGCTGGGGGTTTTGGCTTATGTGATGTTTTGGAAAGGGATAAAAACCGGATTTGTGATTGCATTTATGTTGTGGGCGGCATGGGCAGCGCACCCCGCCCTGATTGGGGACCTTGCGTTGCGGGAAACTCTTTTGTTAGCCGAACATTTCTTCTTGTTGATGGGCGGCATCGGGTTCATGTGGCTGTCTTACAAGAAGGGGCTGACCCTGTACAGACTTGACCATTTGTTGCTGAAATGAAACAAATCTGAGGAGCACCAGGCTATGATTGAAATACATGGTTTAAGCAAAAGACTGAACCATTTTCAGCTTCGTGTGGATCATCTCACCCTCGCCCCGGGAACCACTCTCGTCGTCGGCCAAAACGGCGCAGGAAAATCGACCTTTCTCCATATCCTGGCGACTGTTTTGGAACCGGATCGGGGGCGCATCATCTATGCCCATGACCCCGATTGCCCCTTGCCGCTGATCCGTTCCAAGATTGGATTTCTGCCGGCGGGGATTGAACTGTACCAGGAGATGACGGTGAACCAATTACTAACCTATCTGGCCGAGTTAAAAGGTCTGGATAAAGCCGGACGGCAAAATGAAATGGAAAAGCTGTTGCAGTTATTTGATTTGGAACCTCTTCAAAATAACAAGCTAAAGCACTTATCTCAGGGCTCTCAACAGCGGGTGGCCATTGCCCAATCCTTGTTGGGCCGGCCTCATTTTCTGTTCCTGGACGAACCGTTCACGTCTCTGGACAGTATGGAGAAAAGGCGCGTGATCTCAATCTTGAGACGGCATTACAGCCGGAACAGGGTAGTGGTAGTGGTCACCCATGACCTTCAAGAATGGGAAGGCTGCTGCGATCATGTGCTGTGGATGGATGAGGGACGCGTGCGTTTTTATGGTTCGCCTGAACAGTGGAAGCACGCGGACGTGTTGCATGTTTGGGAGGGTAAGATCAAAGCGGAGGAGCTGAAGCTGTTCCCCCCGGCACGCATCATACGCTCCACACCCTCACCAGACCGGATATTGATCAGGGTGATTGCGCCACAGCCTCCCTCTCCCTCCTTTCAACCAGTTGAACCAACCTTGGAAGATGCCTATTTTATCCGTAAGATGGGCCTGTAACGGATGGACAATGGACGTATTTTTTCATGATACAGAAACTGTATTTGCGCAAATCAAGAAATTGTAGTAGATTTTCAGTGGTCACAACTTCTATTCAGCCCAATCCGTCCAGCAGCGTGCATGAAAGATTTGGGAGAGGGGTGATAGAAGTGGAACGTGTCAGCAATGTGGACTTTATTCACAGGCTGTTCGAAACGGGTTTATTGCAGGAAAAAGAACGTTGGATTTGCGAGATGGTTCAACCTGAGCGATTGATGCGGTTTTACCAGGTGTTAAATCAACGGACGCGATATCTCTCGGTTTTGCTGGAAGCGGTTGACGACGGGCACAACCAGGCGGCGGTGCTGCGGACGGCGGATGCCTTCGGCATCCAGGATGTTTACGTCGTCGCCGGGAACAAACCGTTTGAACCGAACAAGAAGGTGACCCAAGGCGCCGACAAATGGCTGACGATCAAGGAGCGGCCGGGTCTGCAATCGGCGATCACAGATCTGAAATCAAAGGGTTATCAGATATACGCCACTTATCTCGGCGAGGGAGCGGTCCCGGTCCAGGAGATCGACCTTTCCAAGCCCACCGTGCTCATTTTCGGCAACGAGCACAAGGGAATCTCGGAGGAAGCGGCCGGCCTGGCGGATGGGAAATTCTACATTCCCATGTATGGATTTGTGCAAAGCTTCAATATTTCCGTGGCAGCGGCCCTGGTCCTGCAAGAAGTGACGAAACGGGCTCGTGAAACCGCCAAAGATCGCTATTATTTGAGTGACCAGGAAAAGAGGGAGTTGCTCCTGCAATGGATCATGAAAACCCTGCGGTCGCGAATCCGGATCCAGGTGCAAAAAAAATTGGACATGCCTGGCCATATTCTCTCCGGCAATGATTTGAAACCGGCTTGAACCAGGTGCCGACATGTAATAATATACATGATAGGGTATAGTTTCACGCGAATGGAGGGGGACGGGGAGATGGCGCTGTTTGATTTTCGTTGTCTGAAGTGTGGCACCGAGTATCAGGAGATGGTCGCTTTTGACAAACGGGACGAAGTGTCTTGTCCTTCCTGCGGCAGCAAGGAGAAGGAGCAAGTGTTCAAAGCCAACGTCAAAGGGCCTGTCTGTTGCGGTGCCGCTTCCGGCTTTTCATGAATGGGCTGATCGAAGCCCACGGGTTCCGTGGCCTGTTTGCTGAACCACAGAACTGCCCGGCAAAGGGCGGTTCTTTTTTTGTGCAACAATCATGTCACGCTCTTTTTAATATTTCTCCAACATTTCCCCCGTCAGGCGCCTTTGACGGCGTTAAAATGGATCAAAAAAGATGCTGCCGGTTGAGGGCAGCCCAATGATTGCGCCACGTTTTTGGGTGAAACGGGTCGATTTCCGCAAAATCTGGTTCTGTTTACTTGGTGAGGCGCCGGATGACATCCATCAATTCGGAGATGGCCTGTTCTTGTTGGTTGTTTTGGATGGCCTGGCTCACGCAATGACGGGTGTGATCCTCGATTAACACCAGCGCCACCTGTTCAATGGCCGACTTGATGGCGGCGATTTGCACCAGAATGTCTACACAATACCGGTCTTCCTGGATCATCCGCTGAATGCCCCGCACTTGACCCTCGATGCGCTTGAGGCGGTTGATCAGCTGGGTTTTGCGCGGTTGGACGACTTGTTTTCCGGTCGACTGGGCCGCGTGTTTTTCGCGTTGCATGACCCGTCACACCCCTTTATGGACGGCTTGAGTTTTCCAGACCCGTTGATCATCGTCATTGTAACAGCCGGAATAGGGAGAATCAACTTTAGAAGCATGTGACGTCAAAAAGGCGGCAGGAGCATGCCGTGAATGTTCGAAAATTAAGTGGATAAAAATGCCACAACGGGTGTTCGTCATGCTATGATTATACGAGAAAGCGCCATGATTGATTCGGATAGCTATGCTGTTGGATGGGAATGGGGTTGGGAAAAGGGACGGCAGGTTCAAATGAACATGTAATGAACATGTATGGATAAAGGGCGTGCTGCGGCGATGAAATGGAAAGAGGGGGTGCTGTTATGGTATTGAAAGTCAGGGCAAAAACGGTGGAGGAAGCGGTGCAACAGGGGCTTGCCCAGACGGGATGGAAGCAAGAGGATGTGGAAGTGAGGGTGATCAAAGAGAAGAAAAGCCTCTTTGGTCCCAGGTGGGTGGAGGTGGAATTGCACCTGCGTCAAGCTCCTTCAGCTGCGGCATCGGAAGCGGTTTCGGGTGAAGCGGAGGCGCGTCAGCCGGAGGAGGGGAATCCCCAGCCATTGGCTGGGGAACCCGCGTTGGAAATGGACAGGGATGGCACGTTGAGTTTTGTCGATGGACAGTTGCGCTTTGTGGCGCCGGTGGGCAAGGGGCGTTTTCCGTCCATTCGCGTCGCAAAAGGGGTGCAGCTGATTGCGGATGGCCAGGTTGTTGAGGATTTTCCGTTTATATACGATGGCCAGCGGCAGGTCATCGTCCAGGCAGTGGAAGAAGCACCGGAGCGCCGGGTTGACGTGGAACTTTCCAAGGATGAGTTACAGGCGCTGATGCGCGTGGAGTATATCAAAGGGTATACGGCCGCTTTGCTGGAACAGCCTGAACCACGGGCAGTTCTGACCTTGCGGGCAGAGATTCAGGAAGTGGAACCGGAACGCTTTCGTGTGGAGGAACTTCGAGCGGCGCTCATGGCAAAAGGTGTTACGGTGGGGATTCTGGAGGAAAGGCTGGAACGTTTGGCACAGGAAGGTTCTCTGGAATGGGTGGTGGTCGCGGAAGGGGTGCCGCCGATGCATGGCGTGGACGGACGGATTGAATTGATCTACCATCGGGCGCCACGCCGGATGCTGAACAGCCCGGATTCTCCATTTCGGCAACAAATGGTGCGGGAAATTGAATCAGCGGAACAGGGGCAGGTAGTGGCACGTTTGCACCCCCCGCAGCCGGGCCGGGACGGTCAGACGGTTACCGGGAAAGTGATTCCGCACACGCCAGGGAAAGAAATCCAGATGAAAGCCGGAAAAGGGGTGCGGCTCAACGAGGAGGGGACGGAAGCGATTGCGGAAATGTCTGGCCGGCCTATACTTAACCGGACGACCGTGAGTATCCTGCCGGTTCATACGGTAAACGGGGATTTGACCTTTAAAGAGGGAGGCATTCGCTTTCAAGGAGACGTGGTGGTTCAGGGGGATGTCCTGGACGGCGTGGAATTGGAGGCGGTGGGAAACGTATACCTTTATGGAAACGTCAGCCACGCCAGGATTGCGGCGCAGGGCGACATCCATGCGGAGAAGGTAGTGTTCGGCGGCAGACTGAACGCCGGGGTGGCTGCCGAGGCGCTCTTGCAGGCGGAACAGCTGCTGAAGCAGATCCACCAGCAGATCTTGCAGTTGCGCCAGAGCATTCAGCACTTGCGCATGCATCGTCCTGAGGTGGTTCGGGAAGGTGACGGCAGATTGGCTTTCCTGTTGATCGAAAATAAGTTTCGGCAATTGCCAAAGCTTGTGGACCAATTCTGCCAAATGGTCAGGAACAATGCCCTGTTGCAGGAGTGGAGCGCCGGGCTGGAGGATCAATTGCAAGGATTCGCCAAACCTGCCGCCCTATCCATGCTGGATCGCCTGAATCTGGACCAACTTGCGGATGAGATGAGTGAGCGCCTGCAAGCCGTGTCGGATGAAATCAGGCGGAAGGGGTCGGTGTTCGTCCGGAGTCTCAACAACACCACCGTCGAGGC
It encodes:
- a CDS encoding NADPH-dependent 2,4-dienoyl-CoA reductase, with product MEFKHLYQPIQIAGLTLPNRFYMGSMHLALENEPDGFQRTIDFYRERAKGEVGLIITGGAAVSPEGSFGEEGLGVWDDSQVEKLAKIADAVHEEGGRVALQLFHGGRYARTDQTKLEPVAPSPLQARINPYKPRELSSQEVWELVDAFAQGARRAKEAGFDGVEIMGSEGYLINQFLSPLTNKRTDMWGGPFENRARFSIEILKAIRRVVGPDFPVIFRMSAMDLMEGSTTEEETLRYAELLAANGADAINTGIGWHESMVPTIYMGVPRAAFKDIAKKIKARIDLDKPVVISNRINKLEIAEQLLADGYADMVSMARPFLADPYLVVKGKAGRLDEINTCIGCNQACLDNIFDGRAATCLVNPAAGRERAFAILPALKRKTVAVVGAGPAGMEAARVLAERGHQVHLFEKGDRIGGQLNLAVRIPGKKEFGETIRYYQAQFKKLGVNLMLHCEAGVNEILKVNPDAVVISSGVRPRLPKIPGIDLPHVASYVDVLQGKVSVGEKVAIIGGGGIAVDVAHFLTTPASLHDDPEAFLRYYQVSDLQKGKGLQPAQHYIRKRVPQVTMMRRGKIIGEGLGKTTRWITMQLLRNHQVKFLTEVAYREINREAVVVEKAGQEVRVEADTVIISAGQIPDDGLCEQLQALRQIPVYKIGGAKEAAELDAMRAILEGNQIGRAI
- a CDS encoding acyltransferase, coding for MKFRVSAVQYHLHTIQRFEDFAGQVEHYVKTAAEFAADFVLFPEFFTTQLMSMGNDRGEPLSIQDLPDFTEQYRSLFTDLAKQTGMYIIAGTHVIRKGDKLYNVAHLFYPDGSVAEQPKLHITPTEVKEWNMSPGDRLQVFETEKGTIAMLTCYDIEFPEIVRMARAKGADVIFCPSCTDDRHGFYRVRYTSHARAVENQVYVVTTGTVGSLPTVDFMRANYGQAAVITPNDIPFPPRGILAEGEINHDMVVTADLDLALLYQVRESGSVTTWRDRRTDLYPDWK
- a CDS encoding acetyltransferase, which translates into the protein MYRKAFYVFDQDRPVPAVIRNYQEKDFDELIRIQQECFPPPFPSELWWNKEQLQNHVTLFPEGALCVEVNGVLAGSMTGLLVDFDPNHPDHTWEEATDGGYIRNHNPNGNTLYVVDISVRPSYRKLGLGKWLMLSMYEVVVHKGLDRLLGGGRMPGYHKKAHEMTAEQYLEAVVKGELKDPVITFLLRCGRTPVKVVANYLEDEESCNYGALMEWKNPFRNLK
- a CDS encoding GNAT family acetyltransferase, producing the protein MEYRRITSIEDPLFKKMHQLMQEVFPPEEVLAFDLWKEPLADPGIRVFVAVHEGEVVGATEYRYYEDMNVAMTDFTIIGKPGLGIGRFLFLKRQEDLLSLAKANGKQLYGVFAEIYDPYQVEDHEFGGIKPMDPFVRREVLSHLGFKRLDFPYVHPSWKNDGEAVTGLDLCFLPIDEKVDRVETDLIVTFLKRYYSVLSNKPKTWYEMIEQLEAKDSVALLPI
- a CDS encoding ABC transporter codes for the protein MIQIERLHKAYKKHVALNEINLHIDKGIFGLLGPNGAGKTTLMRILATLLKPTAGEVIVHGISLTKRPDEIRKLIGYLPQHFQIYPQLTAYDFLDYVGVMKGIKEKKARDARIQRLLEEVNLQGVAHKKIKTFSGGMKQRLGIAQALLGDPAVLIVDEPTAGLDPEERVRFRNLISRLGMERIVILSTHIVADIESSCQSLAVLCQGRLALTGTLEELRHQATGKVWELEIEERELERYQPHQIVSTQRTDRGLRIKVIAEGKPAPSATSLSPSLEEGYMALIGGKRNA
- a CDS encoding RNA polymerase subunit sigma-24 codes for the protein MVSDEELLLSFKRGDKAAFEAFVYRYHAPLFGFLQRMLLDAELAEDLVQETFIRIIRHVQKGQLPVRVRPWIYRVALNLCRDYWRSAGYRLESMGLEQIPEQKDTNASVIELCERQEERQAIIRALDQLPDIQKQIVILRFYQDLKLQEISETLDIPLGTVKTYLYRALKALKFRLEEGKEGARREERTS
- a CDS encoding RNA methyltransferase; protein product: MERVSNVDFIHRLFETGLLQEKERWICEMVQPERLMRFYQVLNQRTRYLSVLLEAVDDGHNQAAVLRTADAFGIQDVYVVAGNKPFEPNKKVTQGADKWLTIKERPGLQSAITDLKSKGYQIYATYLGEGAVPVQEIDLSKPTVLIFGNEHKGISEEAAGLADGKFYIPMYGFVQSFNISVAAALVLQEVTKRARETAKDRYYLSDQEKRELLLQWIMKTLRSRIRIQVQKKLDMPGHILSGNDLKPA